The DNA sequence AGAAGAAGGCAGAATCGCGACAAACGAAGACAATACGATGTACAACCTGCTTTTGGACTACATGATCGCAAAATACGACAACCAGTACGCTTTTCAGAAAAAAGAAATGCTGAAAAAAAATCCAGACGGTTCAAAGATTCTCGCATCCAGTATCGCCCAGAAACTCTTTACTGCCGAAAGGCTCATGAATATTGCTACCAGTTTGGCCAAAAGCACGTCCGAACTGGCTTTGGACCTGTCTACATCTTGGGCGGAGCTATGGTTCCAGGACGAAAGCCCGCTAGGACACCACGAAAAATTTGATTACGACTACTCATGGATATTGAACACTCGCGACAAGTTCTTGCAAAAATACCCCAACAGCCGTTACAAGACTGCCATTATGGCAATCATGGACGACAACATTTCTAACCAATTTACTCAATACGACAGGAACGACAGCTACTTCAGTTTCGGCTTTGGATTTTCTTTAGGGAAATCCTTAAAAAGTTCCTCGTTAAAGAAAGTAGGTGAAACCTTTACAGCAGGGTTTCCTGAAGGACGTTTGCAAATTCACAATTTTGTTATCCAATTCCAGAATGACCTTTTCGTTGCTAAAAAGGCGTCTCCCAGTTTTGACTTGTTCTTGGGATACTCTTTTGATTTCTACAAATTCAGAGCCGATGTCATGGGCGGCATTGGATTAACATCGTTCAGCTTTGATAATGATACGACAAACAACATGTCGTTCTTTGGAAGCGCTCAGATAGTCAAAAAGCTCCCTGTGGGCGACATACTCTATCTTTCTCCCAAATTTCAATGGATTGTAAAGGGAGTCCGTTTTGACGATCCGTTTTCCAACCGCAAACGCTGGGGCTTAATCAATCATTTTCTATTCGGACTAATTTTCGAAGCCCAAATGCCGTTGTCAAAGTTGAACACCAAGGACAGCGGCAAAAATCACGACCTCATCCGAAGAACAAGCATCCGAATATAGAAGAAAGCGCTACTAAAAAATTCTTCCTACTTCCTACCGCCTACCGTCTACTATTCTTCGCCTTCGCGATTGCTTCTTTTGCTAATTTATCTACAAGTTCATTCCACTTGACGCCAGTATGGGCGGCGACCTTTTCGAACTGCACTCGGTTGAGATAAGGTTTTGCAGCCGCCACATACATCTTCGCGATGTTGCTCTTGGCCTGCCATTCGCCCTTTGCCCAACGCGCAATGCCTTCGTAGTCATGGCAGATGACGCCCTTCATATCGTGCGCGTCTAGCCATTTCATCGCCTGGAACGAAGCCATCACTTCCCCATCGATATTGCGGCTTTCAGCATCGAATGCCGTAATTCCCGAGCCACGGGCAAGTTCCTTGTCGTCTTCAGTTACAACAAACGCCCAGCCGGCAGGGCCAAATCCCGGCGAAAACGAACCATCGACAAAAACACGGATCCCATCGGGCGCAGGAGCCTCCATTCCGTCGAGCCAAGCCTCCGCTTCTTCGCGGGAACCGAAGGATTTGAACAAAACACCTTTAACCCCATGCGTGAGCTTAAGGCATTCATCCCACGTGGTTACAATTTTCTTTTCATTTTCGCTTTTTACGGCATAGAACTTCTGTTTAGGCATGGCGCAAATTTATATATTTTTGTCGAATTTAAATTAGGAGTTCAATTGTTTTCTTCACGGTACTTCGCCGATAGCAAGAAATATTTTGCCATGCGCTTACTTTGCAAGCCATTACTGTATCGATGGTTTGCGTATAAGGCGCGGAAAACAAGGAGTTCCAAGACATTTTCATTCCCCAAATGCCTGCAAGACCATGAAAAGACTGTGTTCTTCATGCCAGAAGAGAAGGAAATCGCAAAGATTATCCTGAACGAACTTCCCGAAGAAAGCCTAAAAAAAATCCTGTTCATCGCACATGGCGATCTAGAGATTCTTTTTTCAAAGAAATCAGCTCAAGTATCTTACTACACAGACAAGGGATGCAGATACGGCGAAACGAATTTTGAAAAACTTGAATACCAAGTCAAAACATACGCCCCAGTCGCTTGCGTCTATCCAGGCCCTTACAAGCCACAATTTTTATACCTAGCCCTGATCAGCGGCGCTACTTGTCGAGTCGGTTTTGAATGCGTCAAGGAGTACCCATTCTTAAACGTGAGTCTCCACCAGCTTAAAACGATTTCGCCAGCCAAGATGATCGCTCGCTATTTTATAAAGGGTAAAAAAGGCTAGCCATGCAAAAGATGTTTTCGACAATCATCACTGAAAATGGCGGCTATGCAGACTTGCACATGCACACCAAGCTTTCCGATGGCACTCTATCCGTTGATGAGTTGCTCATGCTCTGCAAGCGCAAGGGACTTCGTTGCATATCCATCACGGACCACGACAATCTCGATAGCTACAAGCTCGCCGAAGAACCGGCCAAGGAAATCGGTCTCGAAATCATCCCGGGAATTGAAATTTCAGCCGTTTGGCAAGGCAAGGACATCCAT is a window from the Fibrobacter sp. UWB4 genome containing:
- a CDS encoding viroplasmin family protein, coding for MPKQKFYAVKSENEKKIVTTWDECLKLTHGVKGVLFKSFGSREEAEAWLDGMEAPAPDGIRVFVDGSFSPGFGPAGWAFVVTEDDKELARGSGITAFDAESRNIDGEVMASFQAMKWLDAHDMKGVICHDYEGIARWAKGEWQAKSNIAKMYVAAAKPYLNRVQFEKVAAHTGVKWNELVDKLAKEAIAKAKNSRR